DNA sequence from the Limisphaerales bacterium genome:
ATGATCATTTGATCTCAAAAATCGCTTCGATCTCCACCGCAATATTTCCTGGCAATGAGCCCATGCCCACTGCACTACGCGCCCCCACTCCCTTCTCCGGTCCGAACACCTCCGCCATCAATTCGCTGTAGCCATTGATTACCAGCGGATGTTCCAAAAAATCAGACGTGGCATTCACCATCCCAAATGATTTCACCAACTGCGCCACCCGATCCAATGACCCCAGCTTCACGCGTAACGACGCCAAAATTGCCAATCCGGTTTGCCGCGCCGCCACCTTCGCTGCCTCCGTATTTAATTCCGCCCCGACCTTGCCTGTGATGTAGCTTTCGTCATTTAACAACGGACCATGCCCCGACACATACGCGAAGTTGTCCGAGATGAAAACCGGTTGATACACCCCACCCGGCTTCGGAGCCGGCGGTAAGTCAAGATTCAACACTTCAATTCGATGTTCAGCACCCATGATGATTATTTTTGCAAACGGATTGGTACCGGTGGACGGACTCGAACCGTCACGGCCTTTAAAAGCCGGGGGATTTTAAGTC
Encoded proteins:
- a CDS encoding RidA family protein; the protein is MGAEHRIEVLNLDLPPAPKPGGVYQPVFISDNFAYVSGHGPLLNDESYITGKVGAELNTEAAKVAARQTGLAILASLRVKLGSLDRVAQLVKSFGMVNATSDFLEHPLVINGYSELMAEVFGPEKGVGARSAVGMGSLPGNIAVEIEAIFEIK